Proteins encoded in a region of the Sphingomonas japonica genome:
- the rmuC gene encoding DNA recombination protein RmuC — MDPALVIVLVLVGVAAGVLLGWFLGQRGVADVRAERDRREEDFKAAISDLAVASDRAARVTALIDENEALRVERDTARIDLATLKADARAFEARLEEFKAAKDAMAAQFADVANRLLGDAQKNFLARADERFHQAGENNEIKIKALLAPVEQTLKRYETTVATVEKERTEAYGTLKGLMDAMRIGQESVKSEAAKLVNALRAAPKARGRWGEQQLRNVLETCGLTEHTDFAMEVSVDTEGGRLRPDATIRVPGNSLLVIDAKVSLNAYQDAYAAVDEGERAGHLNAHVASMKAHVNALGSKAYQGQFDNTPEFVIMFVPGEHFVSAALEHAPDLWDYAFERRVLIATPTNLIAIARTVSAVWRQEKLAGEARQIADLGRELHARIATMGSHIARLGKNLETANSAYNAFVGSIESQVMTSAKRFETLNVDTGSKTLDPLPMVESTPRPLSKLAVAAELPEAAE; from the coding sequence ATGGATCCCGCGCTCGTCATCGTCCTAGTCCTCGTCGGCGTGGCGGCAGGCGTGCTGCTTGGCTGGTTTCTCGGCCAGCGGGGCGTCGCAGATGTCCGCGCCGAGCGCGACAGGCGCGAGGAGGATTTCAAGGCGGCGATCAGCGATCTTGCCGTCGCCAGCGACCGAGCGGCGCGTGTCACCGCGCTGATCGACGAGAACGAAGCCCTGCGTGTCGAGCGCGACACCGCGCGGATCGATCTTGCCACGCTGAAAGCCGACGCGCGCGCGTTCGAAGCGCGGCTGGAGGAGTTCAAGGCCGCCAAGGATGCGATGGCGGCGCAGTTCGCCGATGTCGCCAACCGCCTGCTCGGCGATGCGCAGAAGAATTTCCTCGCGCGCGCCGACGAGCGCTTTCACCAGGCGGGCGAGAATAATGAGATCAAGATCAAGGCGTTGCTGGCGCCGGTTGAACAGACGTTGAAACGCTACGAGACGACGGTGGCGACGGTCGAAAAGGAGCGCACCGAAGCGTACGGCACGCTCAAGGGCCTGATGGACGCGATGCGGATCGGCCAGGAGTCGGTGAAGAGCGAAGCCGCCAAGCTGGTCAACGCGCTGCGCGCCGCGCCCAAGGCGCGCGGGCGCTGGGGTGAGCAGCAGCTGCGCAACGTCCTCGAAACCTGTGGGCTGACCGAGCACACGGATTTCGCGATGGAAGTGTCGGTCGATACCGAAGGCGGGCGGCTGCGCCCCGATGCGACGATCCGCGTACCGGGCAATTCGCTGCTCGTGATCGATGCAAAGGTGTCGCTCAATGCCTATCAGGACGCCTATGCTGCGGTGGACGAAGGGGAGCGGGCAGGGCACCTGAACGCGCATGTCGCGTCGATGAAGGCGCACGTCAACGCGCTCGGCAGCAAGGCGTATCAGGGCCAGTTCGACAACACCCCCGAATTCGTCATCATGTTCGTCCCGGGCGAGCATTTCGTCTCCGCCGCGCTCGAGCACGCGCCCGACCTTTGGGATTACGCGTTCGAGCGCCGCGTGCTGATCGCCACTCCGACGAACCTGATCGCGATCGCGCGGACCGTTTCGGCGGTATGGCGGCAGGAAAAACTGGCGGGCGAGGCCCGGCAGATCGCCGATCTCGGCCGCGAACTTCATGCCCGCATCGCGACGATGGGCAGCCATATCGCGCGGTTGGGCAAGAATCTGGAAACCGCCAATAGCGCGTACAACGCCTTTGTCGGGAGCATCGAGAGCCAGGTAATGACTTCCGCCAAGCGCTTCGAAACGCTCAACGTCGATACCGGCAGCAAGACGCTCGATCCGCTGCCGATGGTCGAGAGCACCCCGCGGCCATTGTCGAAACTGGCAGTGGCAGCGGAACTACCGGAAGCCGCGGAGTAA
- the def gene encoding peptide deformylase has product MAILPIIEIPDPRLRLISEPVERIDDTVKTLVADMFETMYDAPGIGLAAIQVAEPRRILVIDLQEEEDAEGKPIRDPRVFINPEILSVSDETRVYNEGCLSIPEQYAEIERPATCRARWLDLDGTAHETEFDGLLATCLQHEMDHLNGIVFTDHLSRLKRDMVLKKLAKMRKTAA; this is encoded by the coding sequence ATGGCCATCCTTCCGATCATCGAGATCCCCGACCCGCGACTGCGGCTGATTTCCGAGCCCGTCGAGCGCATCGACGATACCGTCAAGACGCTCGTCGCCGACATGTTCGAGACGATGTATGATGCCCCCGGCATCGGCCTTGCGGCGATCCAGGTCGCCGAGCCCAGGCGCATCCTGGTCATCGACCTGCAGGAGGAGGAAGACGCAGAGGGCAAGCCGATCCGCGACCCGCGCGTGTTCATCAACCCGGAAATCCTCAGCGTGTCGGACGAGACGCGCGTCTACAACGAAGGCTGCTTGTCGATCCCCGAGCAATATGCCGAAATCGAGCGTCCGGCGACATGCCGCGCGCGCTGGCTCGATCTTGACGGCACGGCGCATGAAACGGAGTTCGACGGGCTGCTCGCGACCTGCCTGCAGCATGAGATGGACCATCTCAACGGCATCGTCTTCACCGACCATCTGTCGCGGTTGAAGCGGGACATGGTGCTCAAGAAGCTGGCCAAGATGCGCAAGACGGCGGCCTGA
- the recR gene encoding recombination mediator RecR, whose translation MASHEIETLTQALSRLPGLGPRSARRAVLHLLKKRETAFDPLLAALASVRERLATCGICGNVDTSDPCAICADPRRDARALCVVEEVSDLWALDRARLFPGRFHVLGGRLSALEGIRPEDLAIDSLIRRIAAGGIDEVVLAMNATLEGQTTAHFIAERIEGYPVRVTQLAHGLPVGGELDYLDEGTLAQALRARRPVA comes from the coding sequence ATGGCTTCGCACGAGATCGAGACGCTGACCCAGGCGCTGTCGCGGCTTCCGGGTCTTGGCCCACGCTCGGCGCGGCGCGCGGTGCTCCATCTGCTGAAAAAGCGCGAGACCGCCTTCGATCCGCTGCTCGCCGCGCTGGCCAGCGTGCGCGAGCGGCTCGCGACCTGCGGGATCTGCGGCAACGTCGATACCAGCGATCCGTGTGCGATCTGCGCCGATCCGCGCCGCGACGCGCGCGCCCTGTGCGTGGTCGAGGAAGTATCGGACCTGTGGGCGCTCGATCGCGCGCGGCTGTTTCCTGGCCGCTTCCATGTGCTGGGCGGGCGGCTGTCCGCGCTCGAGGGCATCCGGCCCGAAGACCTTGCGATCGACAGCCTCATCCGCCGCATTGCCGCGGGCGGCATCGACGAGGTCGTTCTGGCGATGAACGCCACGCTCGAAGGGCAGACCACCGCGCATTTCATCGCCGAGCGCATCGAAGGCTATCCGGTTCGCGTCACCCAGCTCGCGCACGGCCTGCCGGTCGGCGGCGAACTCGACTATCTCGACGAGGGTACGCTGGCGCAGGCGCTGCGTGCGCGGCGTCCCGTCGCTTGA
- the fmt gene encoding methionyl-tRNA formyltransferase, giving the protein MRIVFMGTPGFAVPVLDALVAAGHDVAAAYSQPPRRAGRGKALTPSPVQARADALGIAVRTPVTLRDPQAQAEFASWDADVAVVAAYGLILPQAVLDAPRLGCLNVHASLLPRWRGAAPIQRAILAGDAETGVCIMQMEAGLDTGPVRLEGRTAIGGKTAGALTDELAALGARLMVEVLADPDAYPPVAQPADGVTHAPKIDKAEARLDFSRSAVEAERQVRAYNPAPGAFFEIDGERVRVLEASVAPGSEGAAGIVAAHPGGFAIVTGEGALIPTLVQRAGRGVMTPAELLRGFPIPPGTLLA; this is encoded by the coding sequence ATGCGGATCGTCTTCATGGGAACGCCGGGCTTTGCGGTGCCGGTGCTCGATGCCCTGGTCGCGGCGGGGCATGATGTCGCCGCCGCGTACAGCCAGCCGCCGCGGCGGGCCGGGCGCGGCAAGGCGCTGACCCCCTCGCCAGTGCAAGCGCGGGCGGACGCGCTGGGCATCGCGGTGCGGACCCCGGTGACGCTGCGCGACCCGCAAGCGCAGGCGGAATTTGCCAGCTGGGACGCGGATGTCGCCGTGGTCGCGGCATACGGGCTGATCCTGCCGCAAGCCGTGCTCGACGCGCCCCGGCTGGGGTGCCTCAACGTCCACGCCTCGCTGCTGCCGCGCTGGCGCGGGGCGGCGCCGATCCAGCGCGCGATCCTGGCGGGGGATGCCGAAACCGGCGTCTGCATCATGCAGATGGAGGCGGGGCTCGATACCGGGCCGGTGCGGCTGGAAGGGCGCACGGCGATCGGCGGCAAGACCGCCGGAGCGTTGACCGATGAACTGGCGGCACTCGGCGCGCGGCTGATGGTCGAGGTGCTCGCCGATCCGGACGCCTATCCGCCAGTCGCGCAGCCGGCGGATGGCGTCACTCATGCCCCCAAGATCGACAAGGCCGAGGCCAGGCTCGACTTTTCGCGAAGCGCTGTCGAGGCCGAGCGGCAGGTGCGCGCGTACAACCCGGCCCCCGGAGCGTTCTTCGAGATTGATGGAGAGCGCGTGCGGGTGCTGGAAGCGTCGGTGGCGCCGGGTAGTGAAGGAGCGGCTGGTATCGTCGCTGCACATCCCGGCGGGTTCGCTATCGTCACCGGCGAAGGAGCGCTGATCCCCACGCTCGTGCAGCGCGCCGGACGCGGCGTCATGACTCCCGCAGAGCTGCTGCGCGGCTTCCCGATCCCGCCGGGAACGCTGCTCGCGTGA
- the truA gene encoding tRNA pseudouridine(38-40) synthase TruA yields MTRFALTIEYDGRPFMGWQRQAHGPSVQAAIERALKQITGEEIVVHAAGRTDAGVHALGMRAHCDVARPITPFRLMEAINARVRPDPVAILDCAVVPNDWHARFSCTARHYEYRIEVRRAPLTLDRGLAWRVPTPLDADAMTAGASRLIGRHDFTTFRSAHCQADSPLRTLDRLDVERDGDVIAVFASARSFLHHQVRSMVGCLALVGQGKWSPDDMTAALEARDRAALGLNAPPDGLYFLRADYPSSG; encoded by the coding sequence GTGACCCGGTTCGCGCTGACAATCGAATATGACGGACGCCCTTTCATGGGCTGGCAGCGGCAAGCACATGGCCCCAGCGTGCAGGCGGCGATCGAGCGGGCGCTCAAGCAGATCACCGGCGAGGAGATCGTGGTGCATGCGGCGGGGCGCACCGATGCCGGGGTCCACGCGCTGGGCATGCGCGCGCATTGCGACGTAGCTAGGCCGATCACCCCGTTCCGGTTGATGGAGGCGATCAACGCCCGGGTGCGGCCCGATCCGGTGGCGATCCTCGATTGCGCGGTCGTTCCGAACGACTGGCATGCGCGTTTTTCGTGCACCGCGCGGCATTACGAATATCGCATCGAAGTGCGCCGCGCGCCGCTGACCCTCGACCGCGGACTGGCGTGGCGCGTGCCGACACCGCTCGATGCGGACGCCATGACCGCCGGCGCATCCCGGCTGATCGGGCGGCACGATTTCACCACGTTCCGGTCGGCGCATTGCCAGGCGGACAGCCCGCTGCGCACGCTCGACCGGCTCGATGTCGAACGCGACGGCGATGTCATCGCCGTGTTCGCGTCGGCGCGATCGTTCCTGCATCATCAGGTGCGCTCGATGGTCGGGTGCCTGGCGCTGGTCGGCCAGGGCAAATGGTCGCCCGACGACATGACTGCGGCGCTCGAGGCGCGGGACCGCGCGGCGCTTGGGCTCAATGCGCCGCCCGATGGATTGTATTTCCTGCGCGCGGACTATCCGTCCAGCGGCTGA
- a CDS encoding class I SAM-dependent RNA methyltransferase gives MSVSEIIRVAARGEGVTADGRHIPFAAPGDQVGEDGAITAGPHRAVPPCRHFPECGGCQLQHLDDAAYADFVRDRVVGALAAQGLASDVRPAIVSPPRTRRRATLHGERAGKQVLLGFAQAASHRVIDLAECHILAPELFALVAPLRALLAATLPTGRRADVHVALCDQGVDVVIKGLSADTLASAEALTGFARRQGLARLSLDDGLGAEPRWEPDEVTVTLGGVAVPLPPGAFLQATPEGEAVLVAAVQAIVGTPRTVADLFTGLGTFGLALGPQTRVYAAEAGREAILALKGAAARAGRALFADHRDLFRRPLSAEEAGRFDAIILDPPRAGARDQAAELAKATTPRIAYVSCNPSSFARDVKTMCEGGYVLDWVQPVGQFRWSTHVELVGCLSRWTDSPRAGNTIHRAAH, from the coding sequence ATGTCGGTGAGCGAAATCATCCGCGTCGCCGCGCGCGGAGAGGGGGTGACCGCCGATGGTCGCCACATCCCCTTCGCCGCGCCGGGCGATCAGGTCGGCGAGGATGGGGCCATTACAGCGGGTCCGCACCGCGCCGTGCCGCCGTGCCGCCATTTTCCGGAATGCGGAGGGTGCCAGCTCCAGCATCTCGACGACGCCGCCTATGCCGATTTCGTCCGCGACCGGGTGGTCGGCGCACTAGCCGCGCAGGGGTTGGCGAGCGACGTCCGCCCGGCGATCGTCTCGCCGCCGCGCACCCGCCGGCGAGCGACGCTGCACGGAGAGCGCGCGGGCAAGCAGGTCCTGCTCGGGTTCGCGCAGGCCGCAAGCCACCGCGTGATCGACCTTGCCGAATGCCACATCCTCGCGCCCGAATTGTTCGCGCTGGTCGCGCCGCTGCGCGCGCTGCTCGCCGCGACGCTGCCCACCGGGCGCCGCGCCGACGTCCATGTCGCGCTGTGCGATCAGGGTGTCGATGTCGTGATCAAGGGGTTGAGTGCCGACACGCTCGCCAGCGCGGAGGCGTTGACGGGATTCGCGCGGCGACAGGGCCTCGCGCGGCTGTCGCTTGACGACGGGCTTGGTGCCGAGCCGCGCTGGGAGCCCGATGAGGTCACGGTGACGCTGGGCGGGGTCGCGGTACCGCTGCCACCTGGCGCCTTTCTTCAGGCGACACCCGAAGGCGAGGCGGTGCTGGTCGCCGCAGTACAGGCGATCGTCGGCACGCCGCGGACTGTCGCCGACCTGTTCACCGGGCTCGGGACGTTCGGGCTGGCATTGGGACCCCAGACACGCGTCTATGCCGCGGAAGCAGGGCGGGAGGCAATCCTTGCGCTCAAGGGTGCCGCTGCGCGTGCGGGCAGGGCGCTGTTCGCCGACCATCGCGACCTGTTCCGTCGCCCGCTCTCTGCCGAGGAAGCTGGCCGGTTCGATGCGATCATCCTCGATCCGCCGCGCGCCGGGGCCCGCGATCAGGCGGCCGAACTGGCCAAGGCGACCACGCCGCGGATCGCCTATGTCTCGTGCAATCCCAGCAGCTTCGCGCGCGACGTAAAGACGATGTGCGAGGGCGGATACGTGCTCGATTGGGTCCAGCCGGTCGGGCAGTTTCGCTGGTCGACGCATGTCGAGCTGGTCGGGTGCCTCAGCCGCTGGACGGATAGTCCGCGCGCAGGAAATACAATCCATCGGGCGGCGCATTGA
- a CDS encoding NAD(P)H-hydrate epimerase, producing MRRLPPGAPILTAAAMRDLEDSAFEAGTSQQALMERASTAVAHQTARFALGRPILVLAGPGNNGGDAYGAAALLRDWGHEVTVAALGTPKSGAAAAMAQRWGGATVALSQAASRPVVVDGLFGIGLDRDLDADTATALCWLVAAADVALAIDLPSGLDTDSGALRGAADGYTLTLALGALKPAHVLHPASTRCGTVLLDTLGLEAQGDWRSVARPSLAAPASDAHKYSRGMVAVIAGEMPGAARLAASGALHGGAGYVVLCGASGGADAIVHRAHGDLDALLEDQRVGAIVIGPGLGRDDAARARLDRVLASDRALVIDGDALSLLGRDLPSAVAARRAASVLTPHAAEFDRCFGASAASKIERTLSAARQSRATIVHKGAGTVIATPDGKILVAADLTSWLSTAGTGDVLAGLIAARIATGGSADEAVWLHGRAASLAGPAFAADTLADHLSEAIASCR from the coding sequence GTGAGGCGACTGCCGCCCGGAGCGCCGATTCTGACCGCCGCAGCGATGCGCGATCTGGAGGATAGCGCCTTTGAAGCAGGAACTTCGCAACAAGCGTTGATGGAGCGTGCGAGCACAGCAGTCGCGCATCAGACGGCGCGCTTCGCGCTCGGCAGGCCGATCCTGGTGCTGGCCGGACCGGGAAATAATGGCGGCGACGCCTATGGTGCGGCGGCGCTGCTGCGCGATTGGGGGCATGAAGTGACGGTCGCCGCGCTCGGCACACCCAAATCGGGAGCTGCTGCGGCAATGGCGCAGCGCTGGGGCGGAGCTACCGTAGCGCTTTCACAGGCCGCCTCACGTCCGGTGGTGGTCGATGGGCTGTTCGGCATCGGGCTCGACCGCGATCTCGATGCCGATACGGCTACCGCGCTTTGCTGGTTGGTTGCGGCCGCCGACGTCGCGCTGGCGATCGATCTCCCGTCGGGGCTCGACACCGACAGCGGCGCGCTACGGGGCGCGGCGGACGGCTACACGCTGACGCTCGCGCTCGGCGCGCTCAAGCCGGCGCATGTCCTGCATCCGGCCAGCACACGCTGCGGCACGGTGCTGCTCGATACGCTTGGCCTGGAGGCGCAAGGCGACTGGCGCAGCGTCGCCCGGCCGTCTCTGGCCGCCCCAGCCAGCGATGCGCACAAATACAGCCGCGGCATGGTTGCGGTGATCGCGGGCGAAATGCCCGGCGCGGCACGGCTTGCGGCGTCGGGCGCGCTCCACGGCGGCGCGGGCTATGTCGTATTGTGCGGCGCGAGCGGTGGTGCCGATGCGATCGTCCACCGCGCGCATGGCGATCTCGATGCATTGCTCGAGGACCAGCGAGTAGGAGCGATCGTCATCGGCCCGGGACTTGGCCGCGACGACGCGGCGCGCGCCCGGCTCGACCGGGTCCTCGCCAGCGACCGCGCGCTGGTGATTGACGGCGACGCGCTCAGCCTGCTCGGCCGCGATCTGCCTTCGGCCGTGGCCGCGCGCCGTGCTGCCAGCGTGCTGACCCCGCATGCCGCCGAGTTCGACCGCTGCTTCGGCGCGAGCGCCGCGAGCAAGATCGAGCGGACGCTTTCCGCTGCCCGACAATCGCGTGCAACGATCGTCCACAAGGGCGCCGGCACTGTCATCGCCACTCCCGACGGGAAGATCCTTGTGGCCGCCGATCTGACGTCATGGCTGTCGACGGCGGGCACGGGGGACGTGCTCGCCGGGCTGATCGCCGCGCGAATCGCTACTGGCGGGTCGGCTGACGAGGCGGTCTGGCTGCATGGCCGTGCTGCATCTCTCGCCGGCCCCGCCTTCGCCGCCGACACGCTGGCCGACCACCTGAGCGAGGCGATCGCATCATGTCGGTGA
- the ilvD gene encoding dihydroxy-acid dehydratase: MTSRFDKNRLPSRHVSVGPERAPHRSYYYAMGISEEDIAKPFVGIASAGNDSAPCNTTLNAQADAARGGVIAGGGMPRRFNTITVTDGIAMGHQGMKSSLVSREVIADSVELSVRGHCYDALIGFAGCDKSLPGMMMAMLRLNVPSIFVYGGSILPGRFEDRDVTVVDVFEAVGRYAAGTCPLSALTALEKVACPGHGACGGQFTANTMACVGEAIGLSLPNSNMVPAPYRSREEIAVAAGEAVMHLVERNIRPRDICTRAAFVNAARVVAATGGSTNGALHLPAMAHEAGIEFDLFDVAEAFKSTPYIADLKPGGKYVAKDMHEAGGVYMLMKTMLGAGLLDGECMTVTGRTLGENIDQVMWNPDQKVIHDVRTPLSPTGGVVGLRGSLAPDGAIVKVAGLARLKFSGPARVFDCEEDAFAAVEARDIAEGSVVVIRYEGPKGGPGMREMLSTTAALYGLGLGESVALITDGRFSGGTRGFCIGHVGPEAAEGGPIALVEDGDIIAIDAEAGTIDLDVPGEMLAARRANWRPRTTDYQSGALWRYAATVGPAYKGAVTHPGGSAETHVYADI; this comes from the coding sequence ATGACCAGCAGATTCGACAAGAACCGCCTGCCGAGCCGTCACGTCTCGGTCGGCCCCGAACGCGCCCCGCATCGCAGCTATTACTATGCGATGGGCATATCCGAGGAGGATATCGCCAAGCCGTTCGTCGGGATCGCCAGCGCGGGCAACGACAGCGCGCCGTGCAACACCACGCTCAACGCACAGGCCGATGCGGCGCGAGGCGGGGTGATCGCAGGGGGCGGCATGCCCCGCCGCTTCAACACCATCACCGTCACCGACGGCATCGCGATGGGGCACCAGGGGATGAAATCGTCACTGGTCAGCCGCGAGGTCATCGCAGATTCGGTCGAATTGAGCGTGCGCGGGCATTGCTACGATGCGCTGATCGGCTTTGCGGGATGCGACAAGTCGCTGCCGGGGATGATGATGGCGATGCTGCGGCTCAACGTGCCGTCGATCTTCGTCTATGGCGGCTCGATCCTGCCCGGGCGGTTCGAGGATCGCGACGTCACCGTCGTCGACGTGTTCGAGGCAGTCGGTCGCTATGCCGCGGGCACCTGCCCGCTGTCGGCGCTGACCGCGCTGGAAAAGGTCGCCTGTCCCGGACACGGCGCGTGCGGGGGGCAGTTCACCGCCAACACCATGGCGTGTGTCGGCGAAGCGATCGGGCTGTCGCTGCCCAATTCGAACATGGTGCCCGCACCCTATCGCAGCCGTGAGGAGATCGCGGTCGCGGCGGGCGAGGCGGTGATGCATCTGGTCGAGCGCAATATCCGCCCGCGCGACATCTGCACCCGCGCCGCCTTCGTCAACGCAGCGCGCGTAGTGGCGGCGACCGGCGGGTCGACCAACGGCGCGCTGCATCTGCCGGCGATGGCGCATGAGGCAGGCATCGAGTTCGACCTGTTCGATGTGGCCGAGGCATTCAAATCAACGCCCTACATCGCCGACCTGAAGCCGGGCGGGAAGTATGTCGCAAAGGATATGCACGAAGCCGGCGGCGTCTACATGCTGATGAAGACGATGCTGGGCGCGGGGCTGCTCGACGGCGAATGCATGACCGTGACCGGGCGGACGCTGGGCGAGAATATCGACCAGGTCATGTGGAACCCCGACCAGAAGGTGATCCACGATGTGCGCACGCCGCTCTCGCCGACCGGCGGCGTGGTCGGGCTACGCGGAAGCCTTGCGCCCGACGGCGCGATCGTCAAGGTCGCCGGGCTGGCGCGGCTGAAGTTCAGCGGGCCGGCACGCGTGTTCGACTGCGAAGAGGATGCCTTTGCCGCGGTCGAGGCGCGCGACATCGCCGAAGGATCGGTGGTCGTGATCCGCTACGAAGGGCCCAAAGGCGGGCCTGGGATGCGCGAGATGCTGTCGACCACTGCCGCGCTTTATGGCCTGGGACTGGGCGAAAGCGTCGCGCTGATCACCGACGGACGCTTCTCGGGCGGCACGCGCGGCTTCTGCATCGGCCATGTCGGTCCCGAGGCTGCGGAAGGCGGGCCGATCGCGCTGGTCGAGGACGGCGACATCATCGCCATCGACGCCGAAGCGGGGACGATCGACCTCGACGTTCCCGGCGAAATGCTCGCCGCGCGGCGCGCGAACTGGCGTCCCCGAACCACCGACTATCAATCAGGGGCATTGTGGCGCTATGCGGCGACGGTCGGGCCTGCCTATAAGGGTGCGGTCACGCATCCGGGGGGGAGCGCCGAAACCCATGTCTACGCGGATATCTAG
- a CDS encoding N-formylglutamate amidohydrolase, whose amino-acid sequence MIELPEILEGEDSSVLLIADHASNRVPPDIDLEIPCDLLAKHIAWDIGTERLTRLLAKRLAAPAVIAVVSRLVIDLHRDPAHVGLVPVASDGYPIPGNVASDIPPRIARFHVPHHAAIDAMRQRNRPVLIAALHSFTPSLESKPSLRPWEVGLLYNRDDRAARIAIEWLTERGHVVGDNQPYSGRLLNATQDRHAEAHDIPYLTIEVRNDLIANDDGVVWWAGILADMIDHVRNRVAPMAPPAT is encoded by the coding sequence ATGATCGAGCTTCCCGAGATCCTTGAGGGCGAAGACTCTTCGGTCCTGCTAATCGCCGATCACGCCTCGAACCGGGTCCCGCCCGATATCGATCTCGAAATCCCCTGCGACTTGCTTGCGAAGCACATCGCCTGGGATATCGGCACCGAGCGGCTGACGCGGCTGCTGGCGAAGCGACTCGCCGCGCCAGCGGTGATCGCGGTGGTGTCGCGGCTGGTGATCGACCTGCACCGCGACCCCGCGCATGTCGGACTGGTCCCGGTCGCCAGCGACGGTTATCCCATTCCCGGCAATGTGGCGTCCGACATCCCGCCGCGCATCGCCCGTTTCCATGTCCCGCACCATGCCGCGATCGACGCAATGCGGCAGCGAAACCGTCCGGTGCTGATCGCGGCGCTCCACAGTTTCACGCCGTCGCTGGAATCGAAGCCGAGCCTGCGTCCGTGGGAGGTGGGGTTGCTGTACAATCGTGACGATCGCGCCGCGCGGATCGCGATCGAATGGCTCACCGAGCGAGGCCATGTCGTCGGTGACAATCAACCCTATTCGGGGCGTCTGCTCAACGCGACGCAGGACCGGCATGCCGAAGCGCACGACATCCCGTATCTGACGATCGAGGTCCGCAACGATCTCATCGCGAACGACGACGGCGTGGTGTGGTGGGCGGGGATTCTGGCCGACATGATCGACCATGTCCGCAACAGGGTTGCGCCGATGGCGCCGCCCGCGACATAG
- a CDS encoding 4-(cytidine 5'-diphospho)-2-C-methyl-D-erythritol kinase produces MIERIARAKLNLALHVRARRSDGYHAIETLFAFVEHGDVLRVAPGAGRFAVTGAFAAGLDAEPDNLVLRAERAFRDRIAPLPPLDITLDKRLPVASGIGGGSADAAAMLAICADLAGIEGDDPRLFALADALGSDVPACLFGRNALGTGRGERLTEIAAASGTPVLLVNPGVPVATAEVFARWDGTDRGPIAPGDLIEAAAASRNDLEAPARAIAPAIGEVLVWLASQPGVRLARMSGSGATCFALFDDSAACSKAAGIVGATQPGWWCAETALT; encoded by the coding sequence ATGATTGAGCGCATCGCGCGTGCCAAGCTGAACCTGGCGCTGCATGTCCGGGCGCGACGCAGCGACGGCTATCATGCGATCGAGACGCTGTTCGCGTTCGTCGAGCATGGCGACGTGCTGCGCGTCGCGCCCGGGGCGGGACGCTTCGCCGTGACCGGTGCTTTTGCTGCCGGACTGGATGCCGAGCCGGACAATCTGGTACTGCGCGCTGAACGGGCGTTTCGCGACCGGATCGCGCCGTTGCCGCCGCTCGACATCACGCTCGACAAGCGCTTGCCGGTCGCTTCCGGGATCGGCGGCGGGTCGGCGGATGCAGCGGCGATGCTGGCGATCTGCGCCGATCTGGCCGGGATCGAAGGCGATGATCCGCGACTGTTCGCACTTGCTGACGCGCTCGGTTCGGACGTTCCTGCCTGCCTGTTCGGTAGAAACGCACTCGGCACCGGCCGCGGCGAACGGCTGACCGAGATCGCGGCCGCTTCCGGAACGCCGGTGTTGCTGGTCAATCCCGGCGTGCCGGTGGCGACGGCGGAAGTGTTCGCGCGTTGGGACGGGACCGATCGCGGACCGATCGCGCCGGGTGACTTGATCGAGGCGGCCGCGGCCTCGCGCAATGATCTCGAGGCGCCCGCGCGCGCGATCGCCCCCGCCATAGGCGAGGTGCTGGTCTGGCTCGCCTCGCAGCCCGGCGTGCGGCTTGCTCGCATGTCCGGATCCGGCGCGACGTGCTTTGCGCTGTTCGACGACTCGGCGGCATGTTCGAAAGCGGCAGGCATTGTTGGGGCGACGCAACCCGGGTGGTGGTGTGCCGAAACGGCACTGACGTGA